The region TCCGACCGACGCGAACAAAGCCTCCGAGTCGAAGTCGTCGTCGCGGGCGTCGGTGATCTGGATCCCGCCGCGGGCCTCGACGCGCAGCTCCTCGGTGAGTCGGAGTACGAAGTCGATGCCGCCGCTGACTCCGCCCTCGGCGTAGTCTTCGGTGGTTCCGTCTTCCAGCGCGATTTCGAGTTCCGGATAACGACGGCCGCGTCCGCCGGTCCACAGCTCGACGGCGCCGCGGTCGTGGACGAAGGACAGCCCGACCTCGCCACCGGCCCCGAAGCGACGCACCGTGGTGCGCTCGGAGTCGTCGTAGGCGTCCAGGCTGAGCGAGGTGCGCAGCAACCAGCGATCGGCGAGGGCGGCGCGGAAGTCGGCCCAGGCACTCTGCCCGTACAGCCGACGACCACCGCCCTGCAGGTAGCGTTGCCACGACAGCGCCGTACCCAGATCGAGGCGCTGGCGGGTCGAGGGCCAGTGTGTGGCGCGCAGGCTCGGCGAGATGTCGACGAAGCTGCCGCCCTCGACGGCCTCGCGCGTGACGCCGGGATCGATCACCAGGTCGCTCTCGTCGCCGCCGCCGACGCGCAGGCCGGGGGTCCATTCCCACGACGCGACGCCCGCCGTGGGCACGACGAGCGTCAGCAGGAATGCGAGGAGCGCGGTGGGTGTGGTGCGACGCGTGTGGACGTCACACCCCCACGTCGAGCACGGCATTCGTGCCTCCGAAGCCGTCGGGTCGCTCGCGAAGGGCGAGCGGATCGCTCACCCAGCGATCGCCGTTCTCCACGAACATGTACTCGTACTCGCCCGGCGGCAGGACGAGCGTGGTGGTCCACACGTCGCCGACGCGGCGCATCGGAGTGCTCGCGTCGTCCCAGGCGTTGAAGTCGCCGGCCACGTGCACCCGGTCGGGGTCCTGGTCTTCTTCGGGGACGTAGACCAGGCGCACGGTGTGGAGGTTGCGGGTGGAGGTGGCGACGGTGGTGGTGGCTTCGTCGGACGTCGTGGTGATCGTAGGGGTCGTGTCGTCCGACGTGATTCCGGATGTCGTGCCGAGCGTCGTGGTTCCGGAATCGGAGACGTCGGTGTCGCCGACCTGCATGCCGCCGACGAAGACCAGAGCCAGCACCGCGGCTGCTGCGAGCGGGCGCAGCCAAGCGGGAACCTCGCGGCGCTGGCTCCGTTCCGTGGCCGCGGCACGCACTTCCTCGCGATCGATGCGGTTCATGACCGCGTCGACGAAGGCCGGTGGGGTGGTGGAGGCGTTCGTTTCGGCCGCGGCCGCGAGCAACTCCTCGGTGCGACGGAGTTCCTCGGCCAGCTCGGGGTCGCGTTCGACCGCGTCGAGGAATTCGCGCGCCTCGTGGTCGTCGAGTTCGCCGTCGATGTAGCGTGCGAGCAGGGAGTTCACGACGTCTCCTCTCCACTGCGGAAGGGCCGCGGTCCGGGGCGCCGGTGCGTGTCGCCGCGCGGTGCCTCGTCGAAGACCTTCTCCTTGAGCATCTGCCGCGCGCGGTGCGCGCGGACCTTGAGCGATCCGACCGAGTCGCCGGTCACGCGGGCGATCTCGTCGTAGGGCAGATCGTGTTCGTGGTGCAGCACGAAGACCTCCCGGTACTTCGGCGGTAGTTCGTCGAGCGCGGCGGCCAGTCGGTCGGCCAGCTCGTGTTCGCCCACCGCGTCGCTCGGGTCGCTCCAGGTGGCGACCGACGGTGGGTCGGCAGTCTCCTCGCGCTGGTCGCGGAGGTCGTCGAGCGACACGACGTTGCCGTGCCGCTTCGTCCGCCGCAGACCGTCGCGGGCGAGATGCAGGGCGATCTGGACGATCCAGGTGCCGAACCGGGCGTCGCCACGAAAGCCGTCCAGGCCGCGGTAGGCCCGCAGGAAGGTGTCCTGCGCCAGGTCGTCGGCCTGGTCGACGTCGCCCGTCAACCGCAACAGGATCGAACGCACCCGTCCACCGTGGCGCTCCACCAGGGTGGCGAAGGCCTCACGGTCTCCGTCGCGCGCCC is a window of Candidatus Krumholzibacteriia bacterium DNA encoding:
- a CDS encoding sigma-70 family RNA polymerase sigma factor, whose amino-acid sequence is MQPPGTDAVFVARARDGDREAFATLVERHGGRVRSILLRLTGDVDQADDLAQDTFLRAYRGLDGFRGDARFGTWIVQIALHLARDGLRRTKRHGNVVSLDDLRDQREETADPPSVATWSDPSDAVGEHELADRLAAALDELPPKYREVFVLHHEHDLPYDEIARVTGDSVGSLKVRAHRARQMLKEKVFDEAPRGDTHRRPGPRPFRSGEETS
- a CDS encoding glycogen-binding domain-containing protein produces the protein MPCSTWGCDVHTRRTTPTALLAFLLTLVVPTAGVASWEWTPGLRVGGGDESDLVIDPGVTREAVEGGSFVDISPSLRATHWPSTRQRLDLGTALSWQRYLQGGGRRLYGQSAWADFRAALADRWLLRTSLSLDAYDDSERTTVRRFGAGGEVGLSFVHDRGAVELWTGGRGRRYPELEIALEDGTTEDYAEGGVSGGIDFVLRLTEELRVEARGGIQITDARDDDFDSEALFASVGAALEPVPNWRLTAFGSLQLRDFTERTELGDSDSYRQAGLGIAWNGLDAATIELRAALAEYEWPNGTTETSHRISLAVSRDWSFGGRDRLLPEWPDEGDADGLFRLDDPGDTVELRFRAPEAQAVAVAGDFNGWDPTAHPMHRDADGWWTVELDVDPGRYEYSYVVDGEWVTPPEAAITVDDGFGGRNGVLEVVADENGS